A stretch of the bacterium genome encodes the following:
- a CDS encoding radical SAM/SPASM domain-containing protein yields MGRYAARLAKFLWAYKFGRTRLSYAPIFVWLEPTNRCNLKCPLCPTGEGLTRERGEMTIDLYRQVLEKLNEAPPLLLTLHLAGEPLLAENIFEMIRLAKEAGIQTTLSTNVTLLSPPISRRLIQAGLDSIRLDFCADKKTFEKVRLGASWEKVYANILGLLKVKAELNVARPIVRIKEVSDSGASHRERARAMRELKSLFHGFPVKGFSSLEIHNWSGAFATAHEDLGEAHRVPRRWRPCSHLWTSLAITCDGLVVPCCRDLEAECVVGDLKTQSLMDVWNGDRLRAMRDAMVKRDLSQISLCAKCSRLHQKPRFLFYTFGFIYMRLDQLFSAIARLLGGVRHR; encoded by the coding sequence TTGGGCAGATACGCAGCACGACTTGCGAAGTTCCTCTGGGCCTACAAGTTCGGCAGAACGCGGCTTTCCTATGCGCCGATCTTCGTCTGGTTGGAGCCCACAAATCGCTGCAACCTCAAGTGTCCGCTGTGCCCCACAGGGGAGGGTCTGACACGCGAACGGGGCGAGATGACGATCGATCTATATCGACAGGTCCTCGAGAAACTCAACGAGGCGCCGCCACTTCTTTTGACGCTCCATCTTGCCGGGGAACCGCTGCTTGCAGAGAACATCTTTGAGATGATAAGGCTGGCGAAGGAGGCGGGCATACAGACCACGCTCTCCACCAACGTGACCCTCCTCTCGCCACCGATTAGCCGACGACTCATTCAGGCGGGCCTGGATTCGATACGCCTGGACTTCTGCGCGGACAAAAAGACGTTCGAGAAGGTGCGCCTCGGGGCATCTTGGGAGAAGGTCTATGCCAACATCCTGGGACTCCTTAAGGTTAAAGCCGAGCTGAACGTCGCAAGACCGATAGTCAGGATCAAGGAAGTCTCAGATTCTGGCGCGTCGCACAGGGAGAGGGCCAGAGCTATGAGGGAGCTCAAGTCCCTCTTCCACGGCTTCCCCGTCAAGGGCTTCAGCTCGCTTGAGATTCACAATTGGTCGGGAGCCTTCGCAACAGCCCACGAGGATTTGGGCGAGGCGCACCGAGTGCCGAGGCGCTGGAGGCCGTGTTCACACCTTTGGACAAGTTTGGCTATAACGTGCGATGGCCTCGTTGTCCCTTGCTGTCGTGACCTCGAGGCCGAGTGCGTCGTGGGCGACCTGAAGACACAATCGCTTATGGATGTCTGGAACGGAGACAGGCTCCGAGCGATGCGAGATGCCATGGTCAAACGAGACCTCAGCCAGATCAGTCTCTGTGCAAAATGCTCGCGGCTGCACCAAAAACCTCGATTCTTGTTCTACACGTTCGGCTTCATCTATATGCGGCTCGACCAGCTGTTCTCTGCCATCGCCAGGCTGCTTGGAGGCGTGCGACACCGCTAG
- a CDS encoding type II toxin-antitoxin system HicB family antitoxin, which yields MLTNYIKAAMKAAKYEILSDDGTFYGEIPGFDGVWANAQTLEGCRDELEEVLEEWILFRVSKNIPLPTVNGLLLAVKEVV from the coding sequence ATGCTGACGAACTACATTAAAGCGGCCATGAAAGCGGCCAAGTATGAGATTCTGTCCGACGACGGCACTTTCTACGGCGAGATACCCGGATTTGACGGCGTTTGGGCCAATGCTCAAACACTCGAAGGCTGCCGCGATGAGTTGGAGGAGGTTCTGGAGGAATGGATACTGTTCCGCGTGTCCAAGAACATCCCCCTGCCAACTGTCAATGGGCTCCTGCTGGCTGTGAAAGAAGTGGTTTGA
- a CDS encoding type II toxin-antitoxin system HicA family toxin, which yields MPRLGPIKRKDLIGYLSQYGFKGPFSGGKHLFMIKDDVTLRTPNPHRSDIGKDLLVRILRQARIDKADWEKL from the coding sequence ATGCCTCGGCTGGGCCCGATCAAGCGAAAGGACCTTATCGGATACTTGAGCCAATATGGCTTCAAGGGACCATTCTCCGGAGGAAAGCACCTGTTCATGATCAAAGATGACGTCACCCTCCGTACCCCCAACCCTCATAGGAGCGATATAGGCAAAGATCTGCTCGTCAGGATACTACGGCAAGCCAGAATCGATAAAGCCGATTGGGAGAAGCTCTAG